The genomic interval GGTTCTCAAGCAGTTCCACGAAGCATGCATCAAGGCTGTGCGTTCTACCGGCGGCAACAACGCCACCCGTATCGTGGTCGTGCAGTCTCCGCGTACCGAAATCGACAAGTCTCCGCTCCTCGCCTCTATGTACCCGGAAGATCCGGCTGGTGAAGGTTACACCATGGCCGAAGTCCACTTCTATCCGTATCAGTTCTCTTTGATGACCAGCGGTGACGAAGACTGGGGCAAAATGTTCTATTACTGGGAAGACCAGACTCCGGGTACCGACGCTGCACACACCTGCTCCGGTTCTGCACTCGGTTCCAAGAGTTCTATTGATCAGCTGTTCAGCGGTCTCAAGAGCCGCTTCTACGACAAGGGCATTCCTGTTGTGATCGGTGAAATGGGTGCTGTCAAGCGTCTCGGCGCACTTACCGGCGACAATCTGAAGTACCACCTGAAGGCTCGCGCCGCATGGTATGGCTACACGGTTGCTGCAGCAAAGAAGAACGGTCTCGTTCCCTGCGTTTGGGACACCGGCGACGAAGGCGATGGCAACTTCACCATTATTCGCCGTCAGGTAAACAAGTTCGGTGGCAACGTGGGTGACATTACCGACGTCGAAACTCTGAACGCCATGCGTGAAGCTTATGGACAGGCATCTCTCCCGGGCAACAGCATTGATTCTATCGTTACCCAGAACCCGGACATTCCCGAAACCGCAGCTGGCAAGGGCGTCCAGGTGACTTACCAAACTGTAACTTCTGACTCTAGCGAAGTGGGAACATTGCGCATCAACCTTCAGGGTTCCAAGAAAGATCTTTCCAAGTATGTGGGTATTGAAGTTCGCTTGAAGGGCGAAGTTGCTACTGCAGGTCCCTGCACTGGCGCAAGCGATGGCTGCGGTGCATACGGCTGGACCTCCATGGACCTCTTCATGATGACGGGTGAAAGCTGGGCTTGGTTCGACGCCTCTGTTCTTGAACAGGCCGACAAGGACCTCGATGCCAGCGCATTCCAGACAATCCAAGTTAAGTGGGAAGACTTCCGCAAAGAACCGACCGGTCTCAACTCTGCAAACGCCATCGGCCTGAACCTCTACGGCACACAGGTCACCGGCACCATCACCTTTGACTACATCAAGGGTATCAAGGCCGACGGTTCCACCGAAATCATTGACGACTTTGACAAGAAACCGCAGCTCGAAGGCACCGCATCCGGTAAGGTTGTCGCCCTCGACGGCACCGCCGCCATCAAGGTTGCAACAGTCGCCGCAAGCAAGATGCTCGTGAATGTGCTGCCCGGCATGGTGAGCGCAAGCTTCACCGCCGCCAAGACGGCTCCGGCTAAGGCAACGCTTATGAACAGCCTCGGCCAGGTGATTGCTCAGCAGAACTTTACCGCCAACAAGGGCATGAACACAGTTGAACTTTCTAGCAACTATCGCGGCCCGGCAATGCTCATGGTTCGCCAGGGCAGCCAGCGCTACATGCAGAAGGTGATTCTGAAGTAAAACGAATCTGGTGTGGATTCCGGCAGGTTGGAGTGTCTCGCCGGGAGCTGCTTGGAAAAGCAGCGAAATCCGGTCCTACATGGGGCCGGATTTTTTTTGCAACTAAAAACGCGCGGCAGCGCGACTTTAATCAAGATTGAATATTTCGGTGAGTTGCTTATCGTCCATGTTCGCAAGCCAGGTTTCTCCGGCGTTCACGGTCATGTCGGCGACAGCCTTCTTTGCCTGCAACAGGGCGTCGATTTTTTCTTCGAAGGTGCCCTTGGTAATAAAGCGGTGCACCTGTACGTTCTTGGTTTGCCCGATACGGAAGGCGCGGTCAGTGGCCTGCGCTTCGATTGCCGGATTCCACCACAAGTCGTAATGAATCACCTGCGAGGCCGCAGTCAGATTCAGGCCGGTTCCAGCCGCCTTCAAGGACAGAATCAGCACCTTGACTTCCGGGTCTTCCTGGAACTTGCGAACCATTTCGTTGCGCTGGTTCTGCGTGCAGCCTCCGTGATAAAAATCCGCCTTAATCATGAGTTCGCGATCGAGCGTTTCTTGCAGGAGTTCGCCCATTTCGCGGAACTGCGTAAAGATGATTGTCTTTTCGCCGGATTCTTCGATGGACTTGAGCAAATCGAGCAACATGCCGAGTTTGCCAGAATCTTCGACACGGGCCTCCCCCGCCTTCAAATACGTGCGCGGGTGGTTGCAAATCTGCTTGAGCGCGAGGATCATTTGCAGAATCAAGCCCTTGCGTTTGAAAAGATTATGGCCACCAGAACCTTCGCCGGCATCCAGAGAATCGCCTGCAGCAGCCGCAAGCACATCGTCATTGATATCGAGCGAGGCGCCCTCGGCCAAAAGTTCCAACTGCTTCATGAATTCGTCGAGCGTACGCTTGTACAGGGCAGCCTGTGTGCGCGTGAGTTCGGCGTATTCATTCTGCTGAATCTTATCGGGCAAGTCGCTAATGATAGACTTATCCGTCTTCATGCGGCGCAGCATAAAGGGTGCCGTAATCTTCTTGAAATGCTCGGCCACCGCCTGGTTCGCATTCTTCTGGATGGGAGTTTCGAACTTGTCGCGGAATTCGTTTGCCGAGGGCAAAAAGCCGCGGTTGCAGAAGTCCATAATCGTCCAGAATTCCATAAGGCGGTTTTCGACCGGCGTGCCACTCATGGCAATCTTCATGGGCGCACGGAAAGCGCGAATGCGGCGGCTCTGTTCGCTATCGGCATTCTTGATGTTCTGCGCTTCGTCAATCACCACCACTTGCCAATTCAGCTTTTCCAGCTTTTTAAAATCAAGGCGGCATGTCGAATACGTGGTAATCAACAAGTCGGCATCGAACTTTTCAAGTTTGCGGTTGGCACCATGGTAAGCAAACACGGTCAGCGCAGGCGCGAACTTTTTGATTTCCATCTGCCAGTTCAGCAAAAGGCCCGCAGGCACCACCACGAGCGCGCGGCCTTCGGCAAGGCGCCCTTCTTGCTTTAGCTTGAGCAAAAAGGCAATCACCTGCAGCGTTTTACCCAAGCCCATGTCGTCGGCCAGAATACAGCCGAAACCCATTTGCAGGTTCTTGTACATCCAGGAATAGCCGCGTTCCTGATACGGG from uncultured Fibrobacter sp. carries:
- a CDS encoding glycoside hydrolase family 5 protein — its product is MKLYGLFGIACGMTLLASTAAFALPKATDIYPDMGLGYNIGNTMEVPKNPTDWGNPFPDAAYVKAIKDAGFNTVRIPCAWDSHASNGTINAGWLDSVKTVVDLVIGNGMYAILNSHWDGGWLEDHVFDGEGYDKTGLVNSSAATVAAKQESYWKQIATKFAEYDEHLIFASANEPGVNDPWNGGSDNGQWAFNEARMQVLKQFHEACIKAVRSTGGNNATRIVVVQSPRTEIDKSPLLASMYPEDPAGEGYTMAEVHFYPYQFSLMTSGDEDWGKMFYYWEDQTPGTDAAHTCSGSALGSKSSIDQLFSGLKSRFYDKGIPVVIGEMGAVKRLGALTGDNLKYHLKARAAWYGYTVAAAKKNGLVPCVWDTGDEGDGNFTIIRRQVNKFGGNVGDITDVETLNAMREAYGQASLPGNSIDSIVTQNPDIPETAAGKGVQVTYQTVTSDSSEVGTLRINLQGSKKDLSKYVGIEVRLKGEVATAGPCTGASDGCGAYGWTSMDLFMMTGESWAWFDASVLEQADKDLDASAFQTIQVKWEDFRKEPTGLNSANAIGLNLYGTQVTGTITFDYIKGIKADGSTEIIDDFDKKPQLEGTASGKVVALDGTAAIKVATVAASKMLVNVLPGMVSASFTAAKTAPAKATLMNSLGQVIAQQNFTANKGMNTVELSSNYRGPAMLMVRQGSQRYMQKVILK